One region of Bernardetia sp. genomic DNA includes:
- the secG gene encoding preprotein translocase subunit SecG → MLYVLISIVLFVAILLMVVVLAQEPKGSGISKEFGGAGANQIMGAKNTTNIMEKITWTLIAIVFVGSIGATLLTDAKAPTYISPNIEKAKEQVVPNQLDGGTQLEQNEVTNPSDPNEDGKAGN, encoded by the coding sequence ATGTTATACGTTTTAATAAGCATAGTACTTTTTGTTGCTATTCTTCTGATGGTAGTCGTACTAGCTCAAGAACCAAAAGGTAGTGGAATCTCTAAAGAATTTGGAGGTGCAGGAGCAAACCAAATTATGGGAGCAAAAAACACTACTAACATAATGGAAAAAATTACTTGGACACTTATAGCTATTGTTTTTGTTGGAAGTATTGGAGCAACTCTCCTTACAGATGCAAAAGCACCAACTTATATCAGTCCAAACATTGAGAAAGCCAAAGAACAAGTTGTTCCAAATCAACTTGATGGAGGAACTCAATTAGAACAAAATGAAGTAACTAATCCTTCTGATCCAAATGAAGACGGAAAAGCAGGAAACTAA
- a CDS encoding DUF1343 domain-containing protein, with protein sequence MAISKENDTTQIQKKEVIDKDIEPKLVVIGAEQTEKYFDKIKNKRVGMIVNHTSVIDNKQDSIHLVDFLIENQINIQTIFAPEHGFRGTASAGETIKNGKDTKTGIDIISLYGKNKKPTKEQLENIDVLVFDIQDVGARFYTYISTMDYCMEAAAENDKQIIILDRPNPNGFYIDGCIREEKFKSFVGMHPIPIVHGLTVGELAKMIEGEKWLKNQNQLGENLIVIPCQNYSHKDRYTLKIAPSPNLPTQSSILLYPSLCLFEGTTMSVGRGTDFPFEVTGHPKFPKENSNISFTPIPNEGAKYPPFQDKLCYGIKYTPNELEGNFSLKPILNFYEIMKKNELESNFFNSYFNTLAGNEKLQAQIKEGKSEQEIKATWQENLENYKKMRKKYLLYQDFE encoded by the coding sequence ACTCAAATTCAGAAAAAAGAAGTTATTGATAAAGATATTGAACCAAAATTAGTAGTCATAGGTGCAGAACAAACAGAAAAATATTTCGATAAAATAAAAAATAAACGTGTCGGAATGATTGTCAATCATACTTCTGTGATTGATAATAAGCAAGACTCAATACATTTAGTAGATTTCCTAATAGAAAATCAAATTAATATTCAAACTATTTTTGCTCCAGAACATGGTTTTCGTGGAACTGCTAGTGCAGGGGAAACTATAAAAAATGGAAAAGACACCAAAACAGGAATTGATATAATTTCACTTTATGGGAAAAATAAAAAACCAACAAAAGAGCAACTAGAAAATATTGATGTTCTAGTCTTCGATATTCAAGATGTAGGCGCAAGATTTTATACTTATATCAGTACGATGGACTATTGTATGGAAGCTGCTGCTGAAAATGATAAGCAAATAATTATCTTAGACCGTCCAAATCCTAATGGTTTTTATATAGATGGCTGCATCAGAGAAGAAAAATTCAAATCTTTTGTTGGAATGCACCCAATTCCCATCGTTCATGGACTAACAGTAGGCGAACTTGCCAAAATGATTGAAGGAGAAAAATGGCTCAAAAATCAAAACCAATTAGGAGAAAATTTAATCGTCATTCCTTGCCAAAACTATTCTCATAAAGACAGATATACATTGAAAATTGCTCCGTCGCCCAACCTCCCAACTCAAAGTTCAATATTGCTTTATCCTTCTTTGTGTTTATTTGAAGGAACAACTATGAGTGTAGGACGTGGAACAGATTTTCCTTTTGAAGTAACAGGACATCCAAAATTCCCAAAGGAAAATTCTAACATCTCATTTACCCCCATCCCCAATGAAGGTGCAAAATATCCACCTTTTCAAGATAAGTTGTGTTATGGAATAAAATACACTCCAAATGAATTAGAAGGTAATTTCTCCTTGAAGCCTATTCTAAATTTCTATGAAATAATGAAAAAAAATGAATTAGAAAGTAATTTCTTCAACTCTTACTTCAATACGTTAGCAGGAAATGAAAAATTGCAAGCTCAAATAAAAGAAGGAAAATCAGAGCAAGAAATTAAAGCTACTTGGCAAGAAAATTTGGAAAACTATAAAAAAATGAGAAAAAAATATTTGCTCTATCAAGATTTTGAATAA